DNA sequence from the Larus michahellis chromosome Z, bLarMic1.1, whole genome shotgun sequence genome:
TGGCTCAGGAATGGCTGCCAGGTGTAAACAGCTGGAAGATTTGAGAGTTCACTTGCTTTGTTCCTCTTCTACTGTCATCTGCCCAGGATCACTGTGGAAGACTCAACACTGGTCTAGACCTATCTTTGGCCTTGATTATAATGGCTGTTCTAAAGCTAAATGCTTTACCAAGTCTAATACTGAAAAATAGTTACAGCTTTACAGACACCACTAAGCGGAACTGAAAGGAAACAATGTACACAGCTGAAGATTTCTCCTATTCTCTAGCACACAGTTGCATGCTGAATCTACTACTTCTCTTGTGTTTGACTGCAAGATAAAAGAACTTCTAAACCAGGAACCAAGAATTTGATAGGCTTTGCGTCAAggccattattattattatgtcaCAAATCTTCCAAGGCATAATCTGAAAACTTAAATTGTCAGAATgaggtttttagaaaaaaacactcAATACTCAAAGAAAAAGCTATTCTATGGATAGCGTACTACTGCATCTGGTAATTCCTCTCAGGCAGCTTCTCCCTATTTGGTAGAGCAAACACCTACAGATACTGTGGCTACTTTCTTTAGATATACACTGACTTACTAGCCAGTGCATTCATGCTGACTTGCTACCTAATCGTTGTCACTCCTGATACTTAAGGTATGAAGTTATAACTTCTTTCTCTCAGTAAGGACATTAAATGCAGTTATTACTTCTTTTCCACCAGACCctctatttcaaaatatttgtttagaaACTGTACTTCTGAAACCTCCACCCGTCCTAGGTAGTGACAGTAGGCTTAAATTAAGAGCTTGGGCAGAGAAATGAGAGATAGACAGACTTTTGCCCTCTCTATCCCCTTACTTAGTTTTCAAGTTTTATATTTACTTACTGAACTAcaacatttttaaacatctttttagCATGCAATTTTACTCACATATTTTGTCGGAATCAGTGTGAACTGCCTGAATAACAGAAGTTCTGAGAATCACTTCAACATCTGAAGCCATTTTCAGAAGctagtaaaagggaaaaaaaacaaacaaacaacacaacagagtAAGTTAAATTATATGTAATTATTCCTGAAGTATTTTCCATACTAGACAGCTATCCAAATAATAAAGCCAGTCAGTTTTATTATTCAGTTAGCTATACACTATCCATACATAACTTCTACTTTGGGGATCCTGGAGTAACTTATAGGTTGATACATAAGTTATCTTGACATACAGCACGAGAGGAAGGAAACCTGCTCAGTGACACACAGCCGTATAAAATCTATACACGCAATTAAAAGTGCAATCAAATAAGGTAGAATGCAACTATGAAAACAAGTAATTAGTTACAATGATCAAAGACATTGGTGAATGCCTCAATGACATTTGACTATCCCTAGTGAAAGGGCAATCTGGTTCTTTTAACATTCCTGCTCTTGAAATAAGGAGACAAAAATAAGGGcaaaacatgacaaaaatttAGAATACTGAGGTTTCACAGAAAAGCAGTACAGGAACAAGAACAAGGCACTACCTAAAGATTAGTAGAGGCATTAATATTTGGCAAACGGCCTACGATTCCTTCCCTCATTAAGAGGATAAGCAGAAGcaccttttctggttttgtggagCAATTAAGAGAAGCCTAATACTTGGTTTGCATGACACCTATATCAGGAACAAATGAAATTGCACAAGTGGGATACTTCGCGAGACTTGCTTACACTAGGAAGTAATGTGTACCAACAGAAGGGGATCTTTGCAAGAGTTAGAGCTCAAGATTTGACATCTACACTGAATTTCTccatccccctttcccttttAAGGGTTTGGATGAGGTATCCTCCAGTTCCCCCAACTGGAAGCCCATTAGCAGCTAGGCTGCATGCTCCTGAAGCACACCTTCCACTTCAGATTCATCTTAAAGGAATTCTGCCATTACCACTACCATCTGCCACAAAACAAGCCAAATTACAGCACATGGAGATAACCAAGGTAACTTCAGAAGCACACTCCTGGTCTGAACTAAAATGCTGCAGTAGATTCAGCTGCCACATCTCATATTCTAATACTGCAGATAGTTACTCCGACCTCCTTAGTCTCTCCATAACTAAGTATTTGATGTCACATTAGAAGACATTGCAGCCTTCTATTCTGGCCAAGTAATGCACATGTGGTTGgtcaatattaatttttttagctgCTGTCCGAAGCAGAGCACTAACACCCTTATGTTTATGCAATCAAGGGCCCAAATTCTCACAAGTCCTGTGAGAATTTGAGTCCTGAACAAGTAATTTGATTCAgtttctctgcatctgagtctattcagtatatatatatgtgtatatataatgaCAGCTTCTATGATGTTCTAGGATTCTGTTGTTGTGATGAAAGTCTAGAATTTCTTCCACTGACACATTTAATCAAGATCTCAATTAACCCGTCTTTTGTAGGTTGCCATTCccaaaaaatacagatttaaaaattacaacaaatatttttcctgtacaTCTATAacaaaaagaacataaaatttaACAGATCAGACACTGGGAACACAAACACAGGGGCCTGATAACAAGGTAGAAATGCTAGTAAGTCCTAACTAAATGCTCAGAACTATTTACGTTACTGTCCAGTGGCTGGTATGATGCAGAGGTTCAGATTTACTTCCGCAAAGGACACACAGAGGGACTTTCTTTCAACTAGGGCCCAATGACAGTGTAAATACAGTCTGTTAAAAGGCTGAATGACAAGGACTAAATTACTCATTCTGTATGGAAGTTACGAactaaaaatagctaaaatataaaattttcatttcaggCCTCAGTAAGTTTTGGAAAAATGACTCAATAAAAAGTGTTAAGACAACAACTGAGCAAAGGTTACTTATATAGTGAGTTCGCAGAATGGTCTATTCCTTCATCTGCCAGATTATCTAATTTCTCTGTATCTTTCTGTGCTTGTGTATACAACAAAGACCAGGTAAACTTAAATGACTACAGCTTAGATAGACATTAAGAGCAAAGTATACAAAACACATgcaagaaaatagcaaaatagaacatttttttccataattttattATACGCTTCAAAGTAAGCACGTTCAACTACCAGAAGACACTTTCTCCTTATGTATTTTTTATGTGCAAAATTATTTAACATACTATTAATACCAATGCAAGTATCAATAAGATCCATGTAAAAGCCTTTCAAACTCACCCGGTTCTCACAATGTCCCAGTAAGTACTAACATGGGTTTAGAGATCCTTCAAGTAAAAAGCTCCTTTATAAGTATTCTTacgcaaagtggaaaaaaaacaatgaaaacaagaaGTACCTCATTTATCTTCTCTTCAGATGTCTCATCCTGGTTATTTTTGAATTCTTCATTTATCTTTTGTCTTGCAgctaaataaagcaaataaatatactAAAGTGTGAACAAAAAAATGTATCTTGTCTTTGTCACTGTTTCAAAGCTCAGAATCCCAAGTCCTTTATAGCACCTTCCTGGTGTGCTCTGCCTGAAGTATTTTAATATAAGATTTCCATGGAATTCAGGTGATGTCATATTTTAAGTTGACTCATATAGGAATAAAATATGATTGCCTATCTAGCATTCTGAGCTTTACCTAACATACAGAAGCCACTAGTAAAAGCTGGTTCActaaaaaaagcagcacttacTTACCTCCTGAGGAGCAACTGTACCTAAAGAGAATCAACCCAAATCCTCAGTACAGTTAAATATGCTTTGGCTGGACCAacgagagaaagaaaaaaaaaaaaaaaaggaaaaaaaaggagcacagaTCAACAAGGTTCCAAAAGAGATGTTTTCCTTATGAAATACAGCTTGAGTCTAACAACCAGTTTTTGTTTCAGATGAAAGGATGCCTGGTTATAGACATACAAGTTTCCACAATGATTACTTGCAAAATGTGGAAGGgaataatttaaaagattatGTTAAGAATTCTCTTTCTATGTATATGGAGAGGAAAGTTCCACATAAAGATAGGTAAGCAtccaccacacaaaaaaaaaaaaatctcaccttcAAGGGCTCTGGTATCgtttttaaaaacttcttgaCGGGTTCTgtgtaataatttaaaaagcttcaaaaccTGTCAATACAACAACATTGATAGAATTAGCTTGTTTGATAGCAGGATGCTTAATTACAATGAACATGTTGCAATTAGGAATGTTCTGGTTGATTTTTCACATTCGTTCCATTTAGTACAGAATTTGGTATGGAATCGGTATTTAAGATGCTCTACCTCAATTCCTGATCAAGTAACTTGCAGACAAAACTGATCAAAATCCTAGACAGTTCTAGATGTTTCAAATTAACCGAAGATGATAGAGAGTACTATCAATACACTCCAAAATAACGATTTGGCATGATGGGAATATAATCCTGAAAGTACATTGGCTCAAACATATTTATTGTGAGAATATCAAATAAAGCCAACACAATCAGAATAACTCTAAAAGTCAAATTATCAGATGGGCTATCAAGGGTACAGCACTGGATATTGTCTGATTacaaaaaaaagatagaaatatAAATGGCTGAAGTATTGTCATACTTACAAGCCAATATGAAAACGTGAATTTCAAAAGGATCTCAAACTGCTTATTAACTAATTCAACAATTATCTTTCATGCCTATATAACACCTGGGCAGAATCTTCTACAGCTGATGtggcaaaacaaacacaaagcaaagtCCTCCCCTAAATATAACTGCCAGATCCGCAAACAAAAACTTCAGTAAAAgcaaatactcaaaaaaaaataggatttacGATGTAGAAATGACATCTCTCAGCACGTTCATAAAGCAAAACTCCTGAGAACCACAGCTCACAGTCACATGGTTTCGGTTGTTTTGTGTCCTTCTTGCCCTGAAGGCCTCTGCCTGTTGATACTCTATCGTCCCGTGACATACAAGGAAAAACTCCCCTAAACATATGTGTGTCTTGTTACTATTTACAGCCTAAGGTCGCAAATTTGAGAGGGAGCACAATGCGCAGTAGACAGAAACCCCAGATGGGGCATGGCGGCAACGGCTCGCTGGCGGCAGCCTTCCCCTGGACGCCTGGGCCACTCTAGAGAGCACGGGTGAGTGCCAGCCTCGCACAGTGCGCAGGCCAAACAGGGAAGAGCAGGGTCGGTCCTGAGGCCGCTGTAAGGCGGCGACGGAGGGATGCGAAGCTCCAGCAGCCTCCACCACCGCCGCCTCACACGGGCGGGGCCTCCCCGTCCCTTCCCCACCGGTGCCGGCTGGAGGCGATCTCCGAGCCCCGGGGAGGCCGGAACGCCACCGCCGCCAGCCTCAGGAAACGCGGACAGTATGGGGCCTCGCCGAGACAGGCCGAGCACCCTCTCCTGAGTGCGGGGATGGGAAGGTGGCTGCGGCCGCTGGCGCCCTCTCCCCGCCGCACCCCGGCCGCGCATGCGCGCCACCCTCACCTGCCCGCGGCTCGCCATGGCGACGGCCGTCCTTTTCCGGTCTGGGGGAGCGGGGAAGTGGCGGAGGCGGAAGTGGCGCTACAGACGTTCTGCGGCCTGCCCGCCGGCGATGTGGCCCGGTCGAACACCACTCCCCACCACCGCCGTTCCGGGCAGCCTTTTCTCCACCCGCCCCCGGCCAgcgcggcgccgcccgccgcctcccggcggGCCCTCCCCGCCTGCGGCCGGTCTCCAATCCTGACGCGGCCGAAAGGGCGACGCGGTCGGCGGGTGTACGGGGATCGCGACCATGGGTCCGCGGGGCTCTGTAATACACGCGGACATAGAGGCTTCATCCTCGAAATTTCTCTACTTTATTGCAGATTGCTACAAAGTAATCATCACTAGCAAGTGTACTACCACAAAAATCACCCCTAGCAACCGTAGCTATGGTTAAGAAagaatatagaatatatatagaaTACGTATAGAATATATACCTATCCCAAACTATTACAAATTACTAGCAGCGATCAGCAAACAGTCGTATGGCAACAATCAACACTACAGCAACAGCCAGTAACAGCAACAACCCAGTTGGTATTTACTACTGCAGGTTACTACGAACTTACCATTAGTGAAGCAACTTATCAACAATAAAACAGCAGACAGATTATCACAGATTACTTGTATGGATATATGATACCAGTATCAAGTGAGTCAGATTTCAGAAGGGGCCAAACCATCCCAGAGTGGAGCACACTTCACccaaaggtttgtcaagcattggaacaggctgcccagggaagtggtggaatcaccatccctggaggtatttaaaagacgggtagacgtggtgctgagggacatgatttagtggtggttttagcAGTggcaggttaatggttggacttgatgaccttaaaggttccttccaacctagacaattctatgattctatgacacaccAATCCCAGAGAGGGACCTGGCCATCCCAGAggtgggaggacaggctgagccaACCCCAGTGGCCGTCCCCAGGGGGCCATGAAGTAACAGAGTCACACTGCAAAAATCTGTGGCATGGAGTCTGGGGCCAGCCGGGCATCCCCAGTGGGAGTCCAACATCACCTAGAAAATTTCTGCAGAGAACTGAGCCTGTTTAGGAAGGGACAAGTACCTGCAGCACGGGATGTTTTCAGAGAGAGGGGCTCCATTTTGGAAAAAACTGCAGTCATTTTTATATCATAGGGACATAAGAGGGCGTAGGACACCACCACTGTCAGCAGCCAAGGGGTGCTGTTAATTCCTGTTTTCTGCCTGGAACAGCTGATAGATGATAATGATGATGTTTGCTCTTCTTACagatcaatttttattttgccGGGCCGTTCACCTGTTCTTGCAGTTAGAATACCCAGTCACAGTTATGAATTCTTACTTTTTTCAGGgtgttttcccctttccctttttcaccttttcagacaAAAAGTTGCTGTTACAGTTCTTTGCTTCTGTGCTTATCGATGGTATCTCAGGATGTCTCCCGTTTCTAGGTACCCAGCTGCACTTAAAAAAGTCCAGCTGCACTTTTCAAGGATGCTTCTGGTTCCCAgcccccacagctcccaggctggcaggcattttctctgctggtgtttttcaacagacttttttttctgttccatcattttccctttccaggcAGGTCACCTTTTTGTCTGCTCAcacccagctccccacagccctgccttcccTTACCCACAGCCTGATTGACCATCCCAGCCGCAGCCCGGCCATCACAGGGCTCTGACTGTACTTTAAAATTCAATTGCCATTccctagaaaacaaaaaaaccccaagcttatACTTCAATAACACATCATCCATCATTAGCTACAGGCAGCATAAGGACTTTAAATGTAAAAAGCTTTACTATTTTGCTAGACCTCTCGCTTCAATATATAGTCTATTTCATCATTTAATTGCAATGACATTCAAAGCTGATTGAAGTGTAGgaacactaaatatttttaatatttcaaatttcCTAAATGCACTTACTTTGTACTATGTACTTCATAAAGAAACTTGATCCATTAGTACAAGAAATGATCCTTATTCATAGATCTATTTGCTTGAATAATGATTGCAGCTGTGAATGAATGAtttaatactttgaaaaataacataaaatctgACATTTACatggtgagaaaaaaatatatgttgaaGCCAATTatatgaaaaaatgcttttgcattttcagagaaacttctTCAATTGTCTCTATATGTCTTCTCTTAACATAGAAATATGCTTTCTAGACTGACTCCATGGAACTACTTAAATACACTAACATGTACAAATGGATCCTGAATAAATATATGTAAGTTAAATTCTTCTGTCTGTTTAGCTAGTAGTATCAACTCTTCTTTCACAAAATATGTTTAATTCCtgagaaaatagagaaaattattCACATTTTTGGTTAATAAGCACAGTTAAACAATAATGGAAAGCAAATAAATTTGCCTGTGAAGCACCAATTCCATCCTTGTTTTAGCAATCATACTTTAGCCATACAATACTATCCGTAGGACATACACATGTCAAAATACCTTAACACAGCTCCATCAAGTGAGGCACAGAATATCATCCCAGTGTTTAACATGCTTTGTCAGAGCTTTGTTTAGAGTATCTCAAGATATATAATTTCAGAGTTATTACCAGACACGTATGACAAATTCTGCTCTTTTTGTAACAAGTTCAGGTAACTAAATGCGGAACCATTTTAGTTTTAAACCACTTAGCAGTTTTTATTCCCTGCCTCCTTCCAGAATTATGTTTCCTGTGAGATTTTTGTCACAaggcaaatatatttaaatgtcaaTGTTAAAATCTTCGTAGACAATGCTTGAGGGAAATCAGATTAAATCTATTTCAACCATGAAGTTTAGAAAATGAAGCTTTGTTGTTACTATTttagggattttttgtttggttggcttggttttgtttttcccgcTTTTTCATTTCTCCTATTTCATGACTggtgtcatatatatatatatgtatgtacagataaatatatacatatataaataaaagcacttaTGACCAGTTATGTAGCTGTGTAATATTGTGTTGCCTGGTCATATTGATTGGTCGATTCGACAGTTAGGAAATGGCTAATGTGTAGAAGGGCTGGCACGTTAAACTGCCACAGATTTCCCCTCTGCAAGAGTCATTCCCATATTAGCAGGGCCTGACACCTCAAACTAAATCCTGTGTATTTTATGACTTTACCCTCCAAGCTTTGGGTCCAGTCCTGATGTTTATGAGAGGTGCCTGCCTGCCTCAAACCAAGCCCTATCTCGATGGGGCCCTGCAGCCCTGAAAGGCCTTGAGACACTGGTGTGGTCCGTTCGCCTTGTGCTCTGTGCAAGGGGCCACACAGCTTCCATCTCGGAAGTCTCCGCCAAGGCAGCAGGGCCTCCAGGACAGGATTCGTGGCAGTTTGTTCTTCTGCAAACTTGTATGGAAAAGGCAAGAGCACCCTTGCCAAAGCTGTCATTTGGCTGCAGGACACAGTACCAAGAAGTCACACAGATATTTGGCATGGATTTGATGCGGCAATAAACAATATTTCTGGGTGCAACCGCTGCTCCACAGCCACCCAGATGGTCGCTCCACAGCCACCCAGATGGTCGCCTCACAGGTCGCAGCGTTGATTCCTCCGCGGCCTCCGTACACCACTACCCCTACCCCTCCCAACTCGGATCCCTCCGCGCCTCCCTGGGCCCCATCACCACCGGCTCAGCGAGGGCGGGACAGCCGAGCGGGCGGGGACAAGCGAAAAAGACAGGCGAAACCACCAATCGCGAGGTGGGAACTGTTAGCCGTGACTTGTCCACCCAATGAACGCggtggggggcgtggcctccgGAGGAAGCAcggggagaggggcggcgggagccgaGCGGGGACGGCCGCCATGGCGGACGAGATTAGTAAGGCGcaggccgcccgccccggcggcgaCACCATCTTCGGGAAGATCATCCGCAAGGAGATCCCCGCCAGTATCATCTATGAGGACGACCAGGTGCGGGCGGTGCACGGTCGCACCCGCTCTCGCAGCCGCCGGGTCGGGGGGTACCGCTGAGGCGCTCGGGAGCGTGGCGAGGCGGGCGGGAAGGACGGGGCCTTTCCGTGCCCTCCTGCAGCGTCCCTAAAGCGTCGGACACGTTCAGTGCGCGGCCGGCTCGGCCCGGCGGGTGCAGGGCTGCAAGTGTTGCTCGACCTTAGCCTCAGCCCCGCTGTGTCACCGGTCTGCGTGCGGACGAAGGGCCTCTGGCCATAACGCACCCGGTGGCGGCCGCTGGCATTCGCCGTGTCGCAGCCTTAACGGTATTGCAGGCCGTGCTGGCTTCACTGCCAAGGGACGGAGCTTCGCACACCTGGTGTAGGAGGGTAGTCGTGAAACCTTAGATTAACCACCCTTGTGGATTCCGGACGTATGCATCTAAACAGTACACCGAAACTAGCTGTCTTTTGCACGTCAGGAATGCAGGTCTTGATGTACGTTTCAATAGCATTACAGAGATTATACAGCTGTACCTGCCAGGCTTTCGTTATGAACCTCTGAGAAGGATTCTGAGAGTAGAGAATTATAGAGAATTGCAGCTTGTTCCGCTGTTCGCAAAAAGCGGGAACCGGTTATCCTGTAGGCTGCAAAAATCCATTAAATCAGTGAGTTGGGAGTGGTAGCGTTCAATGATGGTGGTGCACCACAGTGTGCTAGGAGCTAAGTGAAATAGCTTATGAAAAAATGCAGCTGTTGTCTCTTAAGATGTAAACTAGACTAGTATCCAGTaaacgcctttttttttatttaaatactgaaCATTAACAgagggttttgcttttaaaataagggATTATGTGCAGTGTAGAATACAGGCTCACTAAAGATGTATTTTGCCTGATTGTGTGCTTAAAAATTATGGATAGCTTGGTACAATGTTTTATTGATAGGCAAAGGTTGCAGCTGACACCTGCTCTCAAGAGTACTGGAAATTTTCACTGCTTTCTGCAAACCATGCTTATGTTACTGTTCTGTGTCTATGTGAAGGTGTGCATTCTTTCTTTCCCCGGCTCAAAGCTGCCTGAGGTTTTCCTCGGCTGTAATGGCTACATCAGCATAACGTGAGCACGGTGCATGATTGAGAACCAAGACATTAACTTTGGTGAGGACTTGAGAGCATGTAACCTACTCTGACTGCCATTAGTGCAGAATATTTTCTGGAAGAGCAATTACCTGCAGTGTCTCAATTAATTTTTACCTTGAAGTATGCAGAAATGTAGAACTGCTGTTAGAGTTTAGTTCAGTAAAGGGGATGATCTTTAATGTGTTTTGTTGACTCTGTGGAGGTCTTAGAGATGCTTGAAACATTACAAGGAGAAATGTAAGGAAGGCTTTTAATCATTACTTGACATGCAGAGGAAGGGAGATATTAAAAAGTACAAAGGTTCTGTGGAATTAGGCCTTATCATTGTTGTTTTAATTGAATCTAAACTTGCTGAAATTAAGGTTGGTTTACTGTGCATTCATGGGCTTCCTGTGATTGTGCTTTTGTTTGATACTGtttctgctctctctcccttAGAAAATTATTTGCTACTGGTCTTCTGTTTGTTAAATTATTTGACTCAGTttggccatttttttttattcatccaTTCTTTGCTTACCACCCTTCTCTGTTTGGGAGAAACAAGCAGTTCATCAGAGATTTAAAACTCGGCATTATCTTCTTAAAGATAGCTTACAATAGGACAGATTGGAGGTATACAAGATAAGGCATTATTAATGTAAGTAAAGTTTGAACTTTTCACCAGCTTTACTCTTGGCAAAGGCCGCAGTTTCTCTCGGTAGAATTAAAAGCCAGTGTTGTCACATAGAAAATTCCCTTTATTGATTCACAAATAACTGAAAGTATCTaggaaatacatattttgaaGAATGTAAGGTATATGTTTATATGTGTGAACTCTGTGGCGTAACTCAACTGGTAACTGTGAGATGTTTTGCAATTAAATGTGATGAGTGAGTCAGGGATGCCCCCTGGTTAGCAGTGGCAGAGTGCATGCTCATTGTCGGCATCCGCAGATTGTGGTCATTGCAGTAGCAAGTCCTGGTTCTGTGGTTGGCCATTTGCACAAAGTGGCATAGCTTTCTTGTCTCTGCCCTTGCTTTCTCTTCTATTTCTTACCTATTGGAAATTCCCAATTTGAGATTTATTTGATGTAATTAGGTGCTGTATGCAGTTTCTGACTGATAGTAATTTTGATACTTCCATAAAATTATCTGGGAGTCAACTACTTACTACAGGCGGTTGTTCATGTTTCAAAAGTGATACCTTTCCCTCAATTTGAGAATGTCTGAAATAGAGGCGGTCTTAgtatattattttgaaataatctttttctgaaatacttggtGCTGTTGAGAACAGAAATATAAGATGACCTCAATCACATAATTTCAGGTTCTTTGAAATGCCATATTATCTTTGATGAAGGCAATATTCAGACATAACTGGAAAATGATTAGCAACTATTTGCTATTTGTTTTATTCAACAGGGTGTTAATAAATAAGCGTAAGTCTACTTTTTATAGGTATGCATGCCATGAGCTCTGTTAGTTGTTAGGCATatgtgtaaataataaataatgaccCTAATTGCATATTAACTTGCAGATAAGACTATAACTTTTAAATAATGCttaacacagaataatttattttttttttttcataccaacAGGTCTTGGTAAGTAGGTATTTTGTGTTTAGAAATTACAGAACCTTGAATAATGTATCGCTCTAGAAAAATCAACATCTCTGCTTATGTTTGCAGTATCTGATAATCTGCTTAAGTATATATTTAGTGAGGCATATTGATTTACCTAACCAGTTGCCTTTCTCTGAAGCGAATTATGTTTTAACTGTGTTCTTCCTCCAGTGCCTTGCGTTCCACGATATTTCACCCCAAGCTCCAACGCATTTCCTAGTAATTCCTAAGAAGCCAATTGTCAGGTTATCTGAAGCAGAAGATTCTGATGAATCTGTAAGTACTCAAGAAGCTTTCTGTACACTAAACTGTACCTCTAATTACTGCATAATTTACTAGactctccccctttccttttgACGTTTCAAAGTGGCAAAGTAGTTTTTCGATACTATAATCCTTTTCCTTTAACTTAGAATGGGAATGGAGTTGAGATTTTCCAGTAAAAGTAGTGATATAAAGCAAAATGTGTCTCTAGGTATGTATTTACAGTGcaaaatgcattattattttggAGTACAGTCTTGATGTCTGTTTTTATGATTTACAGGCAGTAGTACTTATTCTAATatgggcttggggtttttggcaggtcaaAGTTAACTGAGAGATGCTAAGTATTTAATTTGTCACTATAAACACCAAGTTCAAAGATTTTGTAAACTTTTACATgataaaataaagtttcttttccaCAGAATTATGTATATTGCCTGAAGAAGTAACGGGGTCTTTAAACATAAGATAAATTTAGCCTCTATGACACTTCTGTAGTCAGCTACTGtctagattgaaaaaaaaaatctttagctcTTTTCCCGCTCCCCCTATATTATGCATATTCAGTCTTTATAGCTTTTCTTGGAAAGTCTCAGTTGCAGGCAGACAACAATTTGAAGAGCAGTGGCCGAATTCTAAGAATTAGCTTACTAGCTTGTCTGAATGGTTTTCTGCTCTtgttccttcccttcctgccctctcccctttttgtgtgttttctgtttgtttggttttgttgttctctttttttttttttttctcttctccagcttcttggtcatttaatgattgttggcaagaAGTGTGCTGCTAACCTGGGCCTGACCaatggattccggatggttgtGAATGAAGGGCCTGAGGGTGGGCAGTCTGTCTATCATGTACACCTCCACGTTCTGGGTGGTCGTCAGTTGGGCTGGCCTCCTGGCTAAGATTTTTCCACCACAAGAGTTAACTGCATGCATACAAACTACCACCAAATAGATTTAACGTGTTCCCCACCAATGTAGCCACTgttaatgttgttgttttttttttgaatgtgtcTCTATATAAAGGGTAATAAATGCTCTGAACAACATtcgcacaataaagatttagcatgtgGGAATCGCCTCTGTCTGGTGTGCCTTACTGATGGAAACCATTGTGCA
Encoded proteins:
- the LYRM7 gene encoding complex III assembly factor LYRM7 isoform X2; the protein is MFRGVFPCMSRDDRVSTGRGLQGKKDTKQPKPCDCELWFSGVLLYERAERCHFYIVLKLFKLLHRTRQEVFKNDTRALEAARQKINEEFKNNQDETSEEKINELLKMASDVEVILRTSVIQAVHTDSDKICPSRTLEIHSGFVIPVSGVRASCLDFFVR
- the LYRM7 gene encoding complex III assembly factor LYRM7 isoform X5, with amino-acid sequence MASRGQVLKLFKLLHRTRQEVFKNDTRALEAARQKINEEFKNNQDETSEEKINELLKMASDVEVILRTSVIQAVHTDSDKICPSRTLEIHSGFVIPVSGVRASCLDFFVR
- the LYRM7 gene encoding complex III assembly factor LYRM7 isoform X1, translated to MFRGVFPCMSRDDRVSTGRGLQGKKDTKQPKPCDCELWFSGVLLYERAERCHFYIVLKLFKLLHRTRQEVFKNDTRALEAARQKINEEFKNNQDETSEEKINELLKMASDVEVILRTSVIQAVHTDSDKIYMELGIIQHPLDLCSRLSLHNVSAGTAHSWTVWKPHAIQEAQIYPCCCLRSWQLLVLSYKCCITIQIIMFAF
- the LYRM7 gene encoding complex III assembly factor LYRM7 isoform X3; translation: MASRGQVLKLFKLLHRTRQEVFKNDTRALEAARQKINEEFKNNQDETSEEKINELLKMASDVEVILRTSVIQAVHTDSDKIYMELGIIQHPLDLCSRLSLHNVSAGTAHSWTVWKPHAIQEAQIYPCCCLRSWQLLVLSYKCCITIQIIMFAF
- the LYRM7 gene encoding complex III assembly factor LYRM7 isoform X6, which produces MASRGQVLKLFKLLHRTRQEVFKNDTRALEAARQKINEEFKNNQDETSEEKINELLKMASDVEVILRTSVIQAVHTDSDKILLIPRKDLLQDNTPYIDKPTKKHES
- the LYRM7 gene encoding complex III assembly factor LYRM7 isoform X4, translating into MFRGVFPCMSRDDRVSTGRGLQGKKDTKQPKPCDCELWFSGVLLYERAERCHFYIVLKLFKLLHRTRQEVFKNDTRALEAARQKINEEFKNNQDETSEEKINELLKMASDVEVILRTSVIQAVHTDSDKILLIPRKDLLQDNTPYIDKPTKKHES
- the LOC141735769 gene encoding adenosine 5'-monophosphoramidase HINT1, translated to MADEISKAQAARPGGDTIFGKIIRKEIPASIIYEDDQCLAFHDISPQAPTHFLVIPKKPIVRLSEAEDSDESLLGHLMIVGKKCAANLGLTNGFRMVVNEGPEGGQSVYHVHLHVLGGRQLGWPPG